In the genome of Gemmatimonadales bacterium, the window TCGCCTCGCGCATGCTTACCCAGACCGGCTTCCGCGCGGTCGAGGCGAGCCATGGGCGCGAGGCGCTCACCGCGCTGGAACAGGACCCGATCGGCATCCACCTCGTGCTCACCGACGTGAAGATGCCGGGGATGAACGGGCGCGAGCTGGGCCGGCAGGTGGAGCGGCGCTGGCCGGCCAAACCGGTGCTCTACATGTCTGGGTTCGCGAGCGAAGTGTTCCAGGGCGGGTTGCTGGAGGCGGCGGCCCCGTTCATCGCGAAGCCGTTCACCCAGGAGGATCTCGCGGCCAAGGTGCGAGGGCTGCTCGGCGCATAAGGCGCTCGCCCGCTCGGGCCGGCGCGGCCCCACGGCGTGGGTGAGATTCGAACTCACGAAGGACTTTCGCCCTTGGCGGTTTTCAAGACCGCTGCCTTCAACCACTCGGCCACCACGCCCGACACCGAAGAAGCTATGCCCGACGCGGCCGTCTGGAAACCGGTGCGCGCCTGGGCGGCGCGCATGCGTGGGAGGCCGTCGGAACCTATATTGATCCCGTGACGTGCGCCCCACCGGCGGGCCAACCGATTCTTCATCATGGCGCTGTTCACGCAATTCCCGGCAACCGCATCCCTGTTCGAACTGCGTGCCGCCCCGGCCGCGGTCGTGCTGCTGGTGCTGGCTGGTGCAGCCACCGCGATCGCGGGGATCGCGGTGGGCATCCGGCGCGGGCGCCGGCCCGGCGCGCAATCTCCGTTGGGCAGCGGCGCCACGGTCCAGCCTGAGCCGAGCGCCGCGGAGAGCGAATTCGCGGAGGTGGCCGACGCGGTACCGATCGGCATGCAACGGCTCGCCGCGGATGGCACGATTCTGCGGGCGAATCAGGCGGCTCTCGATCTGGTCGGCTACGCGCGAGACGAGTACGTCGGCCGCGCCGCCGCCGAATTCTACGTCGAGCGGGCCATGGTCGATGACATCCTCCGTCGACTGGCAGCGGGAGAGGCGGTGCGCCGCCATCCCGCGCGGGTGCGGTGCAAGGATGGCCGGGTCAGGGACATGCTCATCGACGCGACCGGTTGTGTCCGGAACGGAAGCCTCGCGCACTCGCGCTGGTTCATGCAGGACGTGACGCCGGAGGCGGCGGCGTACGAGCAGTCGGCACGCCTCGCCGCCATCATCGCCTCATCGGGCGATGCCATCGTCGGGAAGGCGCTCGACGGCACCATCACGAGCTGGAACGCCGCAGCGGAGCAGATCTTCGGCTACAGCGCGGCGGAGATGATGGGTGAGTCCATCTTTCGCTTGATTCCGCCGGAATTGCATGCTGCCGAACGCGAGCTGCTCGCCCGGCTGCGGCGCGGCGAGCCGGGCGAGTTCTCGGAAGCGGAGCGGATCCGGAAGGATGGCGAGCGAATCTGGATCGCGCTCAGCGCATCCCCCATCCGGGACGCCTCCGGCACCGTCGTGGGCATCGCGTCAATCAAGCGCGACATCACGCGGCAGCGGGCAGCCGAGATCGAGTTGCGCCGTAACCAGGCGCAGCTGCGCATGGCGCACGAGGCGGCCCGCATGGGCACGTGGCACTGGAGCGCCGAGACGAACGTCCTCCGGTGGGACGACGGCCTCCGTCGCCTGTACGCGTTGGGACCGGATGAGGAGGTCAGTGGGTACGACGACTTCATCCGACGGGTACACCCGGAGGACCGTGAGCGGGTCAGCCGCTCGGTGCAGCGCGCTCTTCATGGCGAGCACGCGCTCGACTACGAATTCCGGATCGTGCTGCCCGATGGCCGCGTGCGCT includes:
- a CDS encoding response regulator, coding for MDDEAVVRQLASRMLTQTGFRAVEASHGREALTALEQDPIGIHLVLTDVKMPGMNGRELGRQVERRWPAKPVLYMSGFASEVFQGGLLEAAAPFIAKPFTQEDLAAKVRGLLGA